The Deltaproteobacteria bacterium genome window below encodes:
- the nagZ gene encoding beta-N-acetylhexosaminidase: MPTHHRLGQLFMVGLPDPALTSETRAQLQDLRPGGVILFKRNYRDLDALAALCEELHALLPDHPPLIALDHEGGRVHRLAPPFTHFPPAAKIGLTGSATLVQQIGQAMGAELSGIGIDLDFAPVLDVCTNPANTVIGDRAFASDPQRAGIFGCAQARGLRDGGVIPCGKHFPGHGATFLDSHHDLPRDERSLQEMLSADIQPFRMAIAEEIEMLMTAHVLYPALDPDFPATLSQRIVTDILRQQLNFQGVVITDDLEMGAIMRHDGAERAAVQALKAGADMLLICHQLDLALRAREACLAALDAGELEPKRIEEAQQRIAVLRQRHAQQQRAGKEMIGAAAHQQLVAAVS, from the coding sequence TCGGCCAACTGTTCATGGTCGGTCTCCCCGACCCGGCACTGACCTCAGAAACGCGCGCTCAACTGCAAGACCTTCGTCCTGGCGGCGTGATTCTGTTCAAGAGAAATTACCGAGACCTCGACGCCTTGGCGGCATTGTGTGAGGAATTACATGCGTTGCTGCCCGACCACCCGCCGCTCATCGCCCTCGATCACGAAGGCGGACGGGTCCACCGCTTAGCTCCGCCGTTTACCCACTTCCCGCCGGCAGCCAAGATCGGCCTCACCGGCTCGGCCACGCTTGTCCAACAGATCGGCCAAGCCATGGGCGCGGAACTCAGCGGCATTGGCATCGATCTCGACTTTGCCCCGGTACTGGATGTCTGCACCAATCCCGCTAACACCGTCATTGGTGATCGAGCCTTCGCGTCCGACCCACAGCGTGCAGGGATCTTCGGCTGCGCTCAGGCACGAGGACTCCGCGACGGCGGCGTCATTCCCTGCGGCAAACATTTTCCCGGTCATGGCGCAACGTTCTTAGATTCGCATCACGACTTGCCGCGCGACGAACGGTCGCTACAGGAAATGCTGAGCGCCGATATCCAACCGTTTCGGATGGCGATTGCCGAAGAGATCGAGATGCTCATGACCGCGCATGTACTCTATCCGGCGCTCGATCCGGACTTCCCGGCCACGCTCTCGCAGCGCATCGTCACCGACATCTTACGACAGCAACTAAATTTTCAAGGCGTTGTGATTACCGACGATTTAGAGATGGGTGCCATCATGCGTCATGACGGTGCCGAGCGCGCCGCCGTTCAAGCGCTCAAAGCTGGGGCAGATATGCTTCTCATTTGTCACCAGCTCGATCTCGCCTTGCGCGCCCGCGAGGCTTGCCTCGCCGCTCTCGACGCTGGCGAGCTAGAACCGAAACGAATAGAAGAAGCACAGCAAAGAATTGCCGTCCTCAGACAACGACATGCCCAACAACAACGCGCCGGAAAAGAAATGATCGGTGCCGCCGCGCATCAGCAGCTTGTAGCGGCAGTCTCTTAA
- the mtnA gene encoding S-methyl-5-thioribose-1-phosphate isomerase: MNDFFTIQWQDGVVAMIDQRLLPTQEVYRIYKDYRGVAKAIKDMVIRGAPAIGVAAAMGLALGARQLKKSDNPEEFARLCQIFAATRPTAVNLFWAIERMRNVYNRVRSQGRDAMCARLEREALKVYQEDIAINRRMGRYGASLIPKGASVLTHCNAGALATAGYGTALGVIRAAWEQKKNISVFVPETRPFLQGARLTAWELMKLGIPATLITDNMVGHFMQQGRIDCAVVGTDRTAANGDVANKIGTYTNAVLAGRHGVPFYVAAPTSSIDLACASGKDIPIEERPAREVTHVLGKQIAPTGMKVANPAFDVTPHELVTAIVTEKGIARDPYRKALPELVGQRGKSRK, translated from the coding sequence ATGAACGACTTTTTTACCATTCAGTGGCAAGACGGGGTGGTGGCGATGATCGATCAACGCCTCCTCCCGACCCAAGAAGTGTATCGCATCTACAAAGACTATCGCGGCGTGGCCAAGGCGATCAAAGACATGGTGATTCGTGGTGCGCCGGCGATCGGTGTGGCGGCGGCGATGGGGCTTGCCCTTGGCGCGCGGCAGCTCAAGAAGAGCGACAACCCAGAAGAGTTTGCACGGCTCTGTCAGATTTTCGCGGCCACGCGCCCGACGGCGGTGAACCTGTTCTGGGCGATCGAGCGCATGCGCAACGTGTACAACCGGGTGCGCAGCCAAGGGCGCGATGCGATGTGCGCACGACTGGAGCGAGAAGCGCTCAAAGTCTACCAGGAAGATATCGCGATTAACCGCCGCATGGGGCGCTATGGTGCCAGCCTGATTCCCAAAGGGGCGAGCGTGCTGACGCACTGCAACGCCGGAGCCTTGGCGACTGCCGGTTATGGCACGGCGTTGGGGGTGATTCGCGCGGCCTGGGAGCAGAAGAAAAACATCTCGGTGTTCGTTCCCGAGACCCGTCCGTTTTTACAAGGGGCGCGGCTGACGGCCTGGGAACTCATGAAGCTCGGCATCCCCGCGACGCTGATTACCGACAACATGGTCGGTCACTTTATGCAGCAAGGCCGGATCGACTGTGCTGTGGTCGGCACCGATCGCACTGCCGCCAACGGCGATGTAGCCAATAAAATCGGCACTTACACCAACGCTGTACTGGCTGGTCGGCACGGCGTGCCGTTCTATGTGGCTGCCCCTACCTCGTCGATTGATCTGGCATGCGCGAGCGGCAAGGACATTCCTATCGAAGAGCGCCCAGCGCGCGAAGTGACCCATGTGCTCGGGAAACAGATTGCGCCCACTGGCATGAAGGTGGCCAACCCGGCGTTCGACGTCACCCCCCATGAATTGGTCACCGCCATCGTGACCGAGAAAGGCATCGCCCGCGATCCCTATCGGAAGGCATTGCCGGAGCTGGTAGGGCAGAGAGGCAAGAGTCGAAAGTAG